The Drosophila innubila isolate TH190305 chromosome 2R unlocalized genomic scaffold, UK_Dinn_1.0 1_C_2R, whole genome shotgun sequence DNA window ACATTACACAATACCCAATTCATGGTTGGGTCGATGTGACCAAGGAGTTCCACGAGGCCTGCGAGGAACTGCTGCCCGGCGAACTGGCGCAGGATGTGCTCTTCGGCCTCTTCGAGGCAATGTCTGCCATTGAGATAATGGATCCAAAAATGGATGTGGGCATGGGCTTTGATAGGTTCGACTTGCCACCACCCTCATTTGAGGCAGCTGTTGCAgtaagttgttgttttaatgatTGTCCCTATGGATACTACTTAATCTGTGCTTGCTTTTAGATGGGTGCCATTAAGCTGGATGGCTTGGAGCCGGCGGAACTGATTGGCGTCTTTGATGCTCTGTTTGCCTGTTTGGTCTCCTGGCTGGAGGGCAACTCCATGGATCAAGTGCTATTCACCTGCCTCTATCTACATGCGCCATCGCAAATCCAGGACAAGGCGCTGCGCGTCTTTTGCATCGCTGTGCGTAATCTCATAGTGGTCATCAAAAATATCATTATCCTAGCGGCTGTTAACGAGGAAGAGGATTTTCAATTGTACGGCAATTCAGCGCTGCTGGCAGCGGAGAAGGCACAACCCTCAACCATTGCCGGGCTATTGAAGGATGTGGAGGATGAGCTGGTGCGCAAGTGCAAACAGTTGCCACCAACTGACGAACAGAATCTGATGGCTGTGGTGCATAGATTACGCTTTATGCGGCATCTATTTCAGGCCATTTACCAGGTGGAGCTCATGGCGTGTGCCGAGAACGCCGAGGAGGCTGTTAATGAGATCTATAAGAATCTCAATGTGGCCTCCGAGCTGTTGCCGCTGATCAAACGCACCATCGAACGTGGCACACAGCCAGTGGAGGGTTGTAAGTATGCTGAACCTTTTATATGGTAGTATAGGATATTAAATCTTGCTTCTTTATTGCAGCTGAGGCTCCTAATCCCATGGGCTTCTCACCGCGCATTCATGATCGCAGCCAGCCACCGACATTTCCGCGCAGCATTAAGATACGTGAGAGACCCGCCAGTTATCAGTTTCTGGAGGAGATGGTGGCACGTTTCAAATACGCCTGCAAAGTGATTCGATATAAGGATTATTACTCCGCACTGGTAAACAGTCTGATCTTCAGATAACCTGTCTTTCATGTTGTCTAATCGATGCTCTGATTGCAGAACTTCTTCATCGAATATAGTCGCAAGTCGGGACATTGTATACTCTCGCGCAGCGTACTACAAAACCTATTCAGCTCCAGCATTCGTCTGGCACATGGCAAACAGTCGATGAAACAGTTTTTGCGGCATTCGGTGCAGTCTTTCAATTCGCCGCCTGTGCTAAACTTGAAGCATCCGGTGGCCAGTGATCCCAAGGTGGTGCAGCATTTGGAGACATTCTTTCGCTATTGCATCAACATGAATACCTTTAATCAGTTCATCAGATTGTGCGGCTTTAATCGGGCTAGGCAACGTGATAAGCTGGCGCATCTGATTGAGAACTTTGATCCGCTGCAGGTGGATGCAGTGCGTCTGGATTCGCTGATGAATCAGTTGGCGAATGAGCGTGCCATGGAGGGCAACGAGTTACATGCAACAGCGCTGAAGCACAGCACACACTTCTCCACCTGGGTACTGTACAATTGCTTCCGTGCTATGCTCATCTACCTGATGTCCGGCTTCGAGTTGGAGCTGTATGCTGTCCACGAGTTTCTCTACATTTACTGGTATCCCTATGAGTTTCTTGTGGGATTTCTGGTGTCGGCTCTCACACGTACTGAGAACATTTTGTTGGCCCAGGAGGAATACGCTGAGCATCAGAGCAGGATTCAGTCTAATGGCAGTGGAGGTGGGGCTGGTGGCAAGAATCGCAAAGCTGCCAAGCCCAAAAAGAACAAGAAACAGCAACGTCCCTATCGTCAGGAGATCATTTATTATCACGCCCTGCTCAGTCTCTGTGGCGGCATGTACAAAGCCATGGG harbors:
- the LOC117782889 gene encoding N-alpha-acetyltransferase 35, NatC auxiliary subunit homolog, yielding MQGTYTSEQPKDFQAATAAAAAAAAAAAAAATASVVAMRTTAEQRDLERERERDRESNSNDQEEWSMSECGFADNDVQRAIRGGSAAEDITQYPIHGWVDVTKEFHEACEELLPGELAQDVLFGLFEAMSAIEIMDPKMDVGMGFDRFDLPPPSFEAAVAMGAIKLDGLEPAELIGVFDALFACLVSWLEGNSMDQVLFTCLYLHAPSQIQDKALRVFCIAVRNLIVVIKNIIILAAVNEEEDFQLYGNSALLAAEKAQPSTIAGLLKDVEDELVRKCKQLPPTDEQNLMAVVHRLRFMRHLFQAIYQVELMACAENAEEAVNEIYKNLNVASELLPLIKRTIERGTQPVEGSEAPNPMGFSPRIHDRSQPPTFPRSIKIRERPASYQFLEEMVARFKYACKVIRYKDYYSALNFFIEYSRKSGHCILSRSVLQNLFSSSIRLAHGKQSMKQFLRHSVQSFNSPPVLNLKHPVASDPKVVQHLETFFRYCINMNTFNQFIRLCGFNRARQRDKLAHLIENFDPLQVDAVRLDSLMNQLANERAMEGNELHATALKHSTHFSTWVLYNCFRAMLIYLMSGFELELYAVHEFLYIYWYPYEFLVGFLVSALTRTENILLAQEEYAEHQSRIQSNGSGGGAGGKNRKAAKPKKNKKQQRPYRQEIIYYHALLSLCGGMYKAMGALTKDGRVRLPMSKFDNEEIRYNRRFAPFVPLTSPPPVSYAEFKNIRDHMMLNSVEELYSVAAKHFDQARNVLESIQNPDQEILDLLQIARTNFVVMNVLARGHQKEVKRQPEFDFSKHSYFPIMKLK